The stretch of DNA TGAGTTTGTGCCTTGGCATCGAGAGGATCAAAGTAGCTCCACTCAATAAGTGGTGTGTGATTGATGACGTATTGTGAAGATACTATGCCGTCGATATTCATTTCAATGACAATCGGTTTCATACTTGTATCGAATGTGACAAATGTATGTCCTGTTTGCCAACCGGTACCTGAACCACCATAACTCACCGAACGCGCATGGGCTGAATAGAACAAACGCAACAGTTGATTCCCGCCACAGTCGATCCAACATCCGCTACTACGATACACATAAGCTCCATACCATGCGGTGGTATCATTGGACCATGACAGAAGAGGTTCCTCTTGTGCATCCCATGTTGAGCCTTTGTCTTCGCTGTACGCCAGGAACAACTCAGCGGAATCGCCAAAATTCAACCTCCCGTTTGGGGATTCTGTCACCAGCGCAAGAAGATTCATGGAGTCACTCGATATCACTTCCAGATGCCAGATTTTCATTGTATTACTGGAGGGTAAGAAATCACACGTATCAACAAACTGCCACGGCCCACCCATGGTTGGTGACGTATACATCACCACTCGAGACGTGTCCAGAGGAGTGGTGCCACTAGCCAGTGGTTCTACCACGAACATTTTGCAGGTACCGCTTGTATCAATTATCGCTGAAGGAGAGACGAATGCCGATATTGTCCCCATACCCAGGATACTATCCGACAGCAGTTCAATTGGCTCGCTCCAGTCCAATCCGTTTGATGTGTGAATCGCCCAAATCGAATGGTCGTCAAAACCAGCCTGTTCTATTGATACTCTGAACAATAGCCAGAGCCGCTCGCCCCCTTCGATAACAAGGTCTGGGTCGGATAGGTGTGTACAGTTCATTGCGGATGCATCGATGATCGGATTGCGCAAAGTATCGCCAGATGAGGTGAATTCCTCCCAGTTCATGCCATCATTGCTAACCGCTATATGTGGGTTCTCGTCGTTCTCCGATATGCAGAAGGGTGTATAAGCAATCCAGTATCTGAACCCCCACAAGCTGTTTGGAAAATGAAGCACCGATGGGTGCACGGCGTGCGATTCTCCAACACACACCAGACTGTCCTCATCATCCCAACCGTTGTAGAATGCAGGAAAAAGCGAGTAGTCATCCGCATGCACTGCGTTGGCATGCTCCAATTGCAGATCAAGTGCCATCCCAGAAGTGTTGACCCAGAAGATTACCATGAAAACTATCAGAACGCATCGCATTGGAATATCCCGCTGTGTAATTACCCTTCTGGATCAATATAGCGAATGACGTCCAAAATGGCAAGGGGATGGCGCGGATCTGGCTACAAAGTCTGGTAGGTCAAGCGGCTTGCCGCTTGATGGTTATGCTCAATGTCAGGCCGACAGGCGGCCTGACCTACTGTTTCCAAAAACCGAACACTCATCATCCGGCCCAAACAAGTTTGAGCCGGCCACCCGACCGAATTGGCAGAACCACCAAGAGGGGTTCTGCCCTACTGACGAACTGAACCTGTTGATAAACCCAGATAATTGAAACATGCTTCGACTCCGCTCAGCATGACAAACTGCAACATGTTGTCTTTCAAGTCACCCTGAGCGGAGTCGAAGGGTCATGAACGACATATCTAACTTTTTCAACAAGCCCGAAGCTGTGGGGCACCCAGATCCTACCCGATACTTTGTCTACCCCTCGTCGCTAATACTGCTCAGGTTTTTTGCGAACTGGTCCAGGACACCGTTTATGAATCGAGAGGATTTGGCGGTGGAGTATTTCTTGACCAGCTCAATGGACTCGTTGAGAACAACTTTCACCGGAACACTTTTGAACTCCATCAATTCCACGATCGCCATTCGGAGAACGATGAGATCAATTGCAGCCATCCGGTTAATATCCCAATTGGCCGCCAGCGCTGTGATCTGCTCATCGGCTTTGTCGCTGTTCCTGTGA from Candidatus Zixiibacteriota bacterium encodes:
- the nusB gene encoding transcription antitermination factor NusB; translated protein: MGESPRRHARELVLQALYASECSDEDPGIKLQRLLEKETISENNALFAREFFAAVHRNSDKADEQITALAANWDINRMAAIDLIVLRMAIVELMEFKSVPVKVVLNESIELVKKYSTAKSSRFINGVLDQFAKNLSSISDEG